One genomic window of Halobellus limi includes the following:
- the ppc gene encoding phosphoenolpyruvate carboxylase — MDLHSRDVKQDVHELGALLGDVLAEQTSRDSFETVEDIRTAAIDYRKGERDSRTELDERLDGLSPADESVVARAFTTYFELINLAEERERARVVRESSQAGELEDGLVATVETLLESDTDAETVQRVLDDVLIEPTFTAHPTEARRKTVKAKLRSIASRLEELDERRLTDREHDQLWRKVDAEVTSLWQTSQVRERRPEPQDEARNVQWYLESILFDVVGEVYAELEDLLAEEYPGVDVPKLFEFRSWAGSDRDGNPFVTPEVTTDTLERQRSVVLEKYSQALKRLSGVLSQDGRRVEVGAGLERSLKADRDRLPGVAAEAEERYPGEPYRQKLKLMRERLRRIEDVRPDGYADESELLEDLAVVDESLRSIGADVVADEYVEPLMRQVDTFGFTLASLDLRDHQENHTEAVHEALANEGIDYASLDEDERIEVLTESILQEERVVDLDDPGEISETAERVLERFDMLGEWQREFGVSAIDTYCISMTEEPSHVLEVLFLADQAGVVSLPDHCGLDVVPLLETESALNGARRIMGTLFENEAYATALDARDNVQEIMLGYSDSNKENGFLAANWDLYKNQRRLATICEDFDVKMRLFHGRGGSISRGGGPMNEAMLALPNETVSGQIKFTEQGEAIAEKYANPQIAERNVEQMLNAQVRSRLRAIREPEEDVRDEWLDAMDEMATTARAQYRELLESDGFVTYFGQATPIGVIENLNLGSRPASRSGERTVEDLRAIPWVFSWTQSRCIITGWYALGTGIEAYLEEGGDLETLREMYEEWPFFRTTLDNASLALARTDLEIAEYYADLADEELREEFFPHLSEEYERAREVVLDVTGRDSLLKREWLDESLRRRNPYVDPLNLLQTHLLDLEHRTDDEEQTLRLTVKGIAAGMKNTG; from the coding sequence ATGGACTTGCACAGCAGGGACGTCAAGCAGGACGTCCACGAGCTCGGTGCGCTCCTCGGCGACGTACTGGCCGAACAGACCTCCCGAGATTCGTTCGAGACCGTCGAAGACATCAGGACCGCCGCCATCGACTATCGGAAGGGCGAACGCGACTCGCGAACGGAACTCGACGAGCGGCTCGACGGGCTCTCCCCGGCCGACGAGAGCGTCGTCGCGCGCGCGTTCACCACCTACTTCGAGCTCATCAACCTCGCCGAGGAGCGCGAACGCGCCCGCGTCGTCCGCGAGTCCTCGCAGGCGGGCGAACTCGAAGACGGTCTCGTCGCCACCGTCGAGACCCTCCTCGAATCCGATACCGACGCCGAGACCGTCCAGCGGGTCCTCGACGACGTCCTCATCGAACCGACCTTCACCGCCCACCCGACGGAGGCCCGCCGGAAGACGGTGAAAGCGAAGCTCCGCTCGATCGCGAGCCGGCTCGAAGAACTCGACGAACGCCGGCTCACCGACCGCGAGCACGATCAGCTCTGGCGGAAGGTCGACGCCGAGGTCACGAGCCTCTGGCAGACCTCCCAGGTCCGCGAGCGACGCCCCGAACCGCAGGACGAGGCCCGGAACGTCCAGTGGTACCTCGAATCGATCCTCTTCGACGTCGTCGGCGAGGTGTACGCCGAACTGGAGGACCTCCTGGCCGAGGAGTACCCCGGCGTCGACGTGCCGAAGCTCTTCGAGTTCCGCTCGTGGGCCGGCTCCGACCGCGACGGCAACCCCTTCGTCACCCCCGAGGTGACCACCGACACGCTGGAACGGCAGCGCTCGGTCGTCCTCGAAAAGTACAGCCAGGCGCTCAAGCGGCTCTCGGGCGTCCTGAGCCAGGACGGCCGCCGCGTCGAGGTCGGTGCCGGCCTCGAACGCTCGCTGAAGGCCGACCGGGACCGGCTCCCCGGCGTCGCCGCCGAGGCCGAGGAACGGTATCCCGGCGAGCCCTACCGGCAGAAACTGAAGCTGATGCGCGAGCGCCTCCGCCGGATCGAGGACGTCCGTCCCGACGGCTATGCCGACGAGAGCGAACTCCTCGAGGACCTGGCGGTCGTCGACGAGAGCCTCCGCTCGATCGGCGCCGACGTCGTCGCCGACGAGTACGTCGAACCGCTGATGCGGCAGGTCGACACCTTCGGCTTCACCCTCGCGAGCCTGGACCTGCGGGACCACCAGGAGAACCACACGGAGGCGGTCCACGAGGCGCTCGCGAACGAGGGCATCGACTACGCGTCCCTCGATGAGGACGAGCGGATCGAAGTCCTGACCGAATCGATCCTTCAGGAGGAACGGGTCGTCGACCTCGACGATCCCGGCGAGATCTCCGAGACGGCCGAGCGCGTCCTCGAACGGTTCGATATGCTGGGCGAGTGGCAGCGCGAGTTCGGCGTCAGCGCCATCGACACCTACTGCATCTCGATGACCGAGGAACCGAGCCACGTGCTCGAAGTGCTCTTCCTCGCCGATCAGGCGGGCGTCGTCTCCCTCCCGGATCACTGCGGACTCGACGTCGTCCCCCTCTTGGAGACCGAGTCGGCGCTCAACGGCGCCCGTCGCATCATGGGGACGCTCTTCGAGAACGAGGCGTACGCGACGGCGCTGGACGCCCGGGACAACGTCCAGGAGATCATGCTCGGGTACTCCGACTCGAACAAGGAGAACGGCTTTTTAGCTGCGAACTGGGACCTCTACAAGAACCAGCGCCGCCTCGCGACGATCTGTGAGGACTTCGACGTGAAGATGCGGCTGTTCCACGGCCGCGGCGGGTCGATCTCCCGCGGCGGCGGCCCGATGAACGAGGCGATGCTCGCGCTCCCGAACGAGACCGTCTCCGGACAGATCAAGTTCACCGAGCAGGGCGAGGCCATCGCGGAGAAGTACGCCAACCCCCAGATCGCCGAGCGCAACGTCGAGCAGATGCTGAACGCGCAGGTACGCTCGCGGCTGCGAGCCATCCGCGAACCCGAAGAGGACGTCCGAGACGAGTGGCTCGACGCGATGGACGAGATGGCGACGACGGCCCGGGCGCAGTACCGCGAGCTGCTCGAATCGGACGGCTTCGTGACGTACTTCGGGCAGGCGACGCCGATCGGCGTCATCGAGAACCTGAACCTCGGCTCCCGGCCGGCCTCGCGCTCGGGCGAGCGCACCGTCGAGGACCTGCGAGCGATCCCGTGGGTGTTCTCCTGGACGCAGTCGCGCTGCATCATCACCGGCTGGTACGCGCTCGGGACGGGCATCGAGGCGTACCTCGAGGAGGGCGGCGACCTCGAAACCCTCCGGGAGATGTACGAGGAGTGGCCGTTCTTCCGGACGACGCTCGACAACGCGTCGCTGGCGCTCGCGCGCACCGACCTTGAGATCGCGGAGTACTACGCCGACCTCGCCGACGAGGAACTCCGCGAGGAGTTCTTCCCGCACCTCTCCGAGGAGTACGAACGCGCCCGCGAGGTCGTCCTCGACGTGACCGGCCGGGACTCGCTTCTCAAACGCGAGTGGCTCGACGAGAGCCTCCGCCGCCGCAACCCCTACGTGGACCCGCTGAACCTGCTGCAGACGCACCTGCTGGATCTGGAGCACCGGACCGACGACGAGGAGCAGACGCTGCGGCTGACGGTCAAGGGCATCGCCGCCGGAATGAAGAACACCGGGTGA
- a CDS encoding aldo/keto reductase yields MDLPPLGLGTYELTDPEDAPAAVATAVDLGYDHVDTAQSYGNEALVAEGLARADRDADDVFVATKLDTKNLGYDDVLSTARESAARLGVDSIDLLYVHWPLDTYDPDETLPALDELVDEGVVERVGLSNFRPDQLVEAMDRLDTPLFAHQVEMHPLLPQTELHELAVDRGHRLVAYCPIARNRVADVDAVVDVAEKHDATPAQVSLAWLRAKGNVTPIPKSGTPAHIRENYEALALELDDEDVAAIDDVDRRDRIVDFEGTPWSQG; encoded by the coding sequence ATGGACCTGCCACCGCTCGGATTGGGCACGTACGAACTGACTGATCCCGAGGACGCGCCGGCGGCCGTCGCCACGGCGGTCGACCTCGGCTACGACCACGTCGACACCGCACAGAGCTACGGGAACGAGGCGCTCGTCGCCGAGGGACTCGCGCGCGCCGACCGCGACGCCGACGACGTGTTCGTCGCGACGAAACTGGACACGAAGAACCTGGGATACGACGACGTGCTCTCGACCGCGCGCGAGAGCGCGGCGCGCCTCGGCGTCGACTCGATCGACCTGTTGTACGTCCACTGGCCGCTCGACACGTACGATCCCGACGAGACGCTGCCCGCGCTCGACGAACTCGTCGACGAGGGCGTCGTCGAGCGCGTGGGGCTGAGTAACTTCCGTCCCGATCAACTGGTCGAGGCGATGGACCGACTCGACACGCCGCTTTTCGCCCACCAGGTCGAGATGCACCCCCTCCTCCCGCAGACGGAACTGCACGAACTGGCCGTCGATCGCGGTCACCGCCTGGTGGCGTACTGCCCGATCGCCCGCAACCGAGTCGCCGACGTCGACGCCGTCGTCGACGTCGCGGAGAAGCACGACGCCACGCCGGCGCAGGTGTCGCTCGCGTGGTTGCGGGCGAAGGGGAACGTCACCCCGATTCCGAAGTCGGGGACGCCCGCACACATCCGCGAGAACTACGAGGCGCTGGCTCTCGAACTGGACGACGAGGACGTCGCCGCCATCGACGACGTCGACCGCCGGGACCGAATCGTCGACTTCGAGGGCACGCCCTGGAGCCAGGGCTGA